One Marinibacterium anthonyi genomic region harbors:
- the dhaa gene encoding 3-hydroxy-D-aspartate aldolase produces the protein MDLATETLDFDALEVGYDIPARPGMTLAEVQTPCLVLDLDALERNVRVMGDFARAHGMRHRAHGKMHKSVDVLRLQQRLGGAAGVCCQKVSEAEVFARAGITDILVSNQVRGAAKVDRLARLPLLGGAVSVCIDDPANVAELSKAAVRHGTVLGGLVEIDCGAGRCGVGSVDAAVEIARAIEAAPGLRYEGLQAYQGAMQHLPTYPERKAALDKVVTQVRATVAGLTDAGLTPGVVTGGGTGSYRFESASGIYTELQCGSYAFMDADYGRLLDEDGDRLDKGDWQNALFLLTSVMSKARAGRAVCDAGLKVLAVDSGPPMMHGRSDVTYTVASDEHGVIDDPDDALNIGDKLLLVPGHCDPTCNLHDWYVGLRDGKVETLWPVSARGKAF, from the coding sequence ATGGACTTGGCGACAGAGACGCTGGATTTCGATGCGCTCGAGGTGGGGTATGACATTCCTGCCCGTCCCGGCATGACGCTGGCCGAAGTGCAGACGCCCTGCCTTGTGCTTGACCTTGACGCGCTTGAGCGCAACGTCCGGGTCATGGGCGATTTCGCCAGGGCCCACGGGATGCGCCACCGGGCGCATGGCAAGATGCACAAATCGGTCGATGTCCTGCGCCTGCAGCAGCGGCTGGGCGGAGCGGCGGGCGTCTGTTGTCAGAAGGTGTCCGAGGCCGAGGTGTTTGCCCGCGCCGGTATCACCGACATCCTGGTGTCGAACCAGGTGCGGGGCGCGGCAAAAGTCGACCGGCTGGCCCGGCTGCCCCTGCTGGGGGGCGCGGTATCGGTCTGTATCGACGATCCGGCCAACGTGGCCGAACTGTCCAAGGCCGCGGTGCGCCATGGCACCGTTCTGGGCGGCTTGGTGGAGATCGACTGCGGCGCCGGCCGCTGTGGCGTGGGCAGCGTGGACGCGGCGGTCGAGATCGCCCGCGCCATCGAAGCGGCGCCGGGGCTGCGGTACGAGGGGCTGCAGGCCTACCAGGGCGCGATGCAGCATCTGCCGACCTATCCCGAGCGCAAGGCGGCGCTGGACAAGGTGGTGACGCAGGTCAGGGCGACCGTCGCGGGGCTGACGGACGCGGGCCTGACGCCCGGGGTCGTGACAGGCGGCGGCACAGGGTCCTACCGGTTCGAAAGCGCGTCGGGCATCTATACCGAACTGCAATGCGGGTCCTATGCCTTCATGGATGCCGATTACGGGCGCCTGCTGGACGAAGACGGCGACAGGCTGGACAAGGGCGACTGGCAGAACGCGCTGTTCCTGCTGACGTCGGTCATGAGCAAGGCCAGGGCGGGACGGGCGGTCTGTGACGCGGGGCTGAAGGTTCTGGCGGTCGACAGCGGCCCGCCCATGATGCACGGGCGCAGCGACGTGACCTATACCGTTGCCAGCGATGAACACGGGGTGATCGACGACCCCGACGATGCGCTGAACATCGGCGACAAGCTGCTCCTGGTGCCCGGACATTGCGATCCGACGTGCAACCTGCACGATTGGTACGTGGGATTGCGCGACGGCAAGGTCGAAACGCTCTGGCCGGTCAGCGCGCGGGGCAAGGCGTTCTGA
- the coxM_1 gene encoding Carbon monoxide dehydrogenase medium chain yields the protein MRYHAPASFEDASRIAASATGVTRFLAGGTDVLVQLRAGMVIPDDLIDLKKIPGVSDIVKNGDGGWTIGVAVPGIRLGADSALVADWPGVVEGMELVGSTQVQGRATLTGNLCNGSPAADSVPGLVAAGATVSVTGPEGSRTIPVEEIPTGPGKTSLKPGEVATAINLPPRGEHGGDAYLRFIPRTEMDIAVVGCAVNLKLDGDTITEARVVLGAVAPTVVLVPEAAAAIVGTTLDDAALAALDAAARAACNPISDKRGTVEFRIDVAGVLARRAARIAYDRAKGAKA from the coding sequence ATGCGTTACCACGCTCCGGCCAGTTTTGAAGATGCCTCACGCATCGCCGCCTCCGCCACGGGGGTGACGCGGTTTCTTGCGGGGGGCACCGATGTGCTCGTGCAGTTGCGGGCAGGGATGGTGATCCCGGACGACCTGATCGACCTCAAGAAGATCCCCGGCGTGTCGGACATCGTCAAGAACGGCGACGGCGGCTGGACCATCGGCGTCGCCGTGCCGGGCATTCGGCTGGGTGCCGATTCCGCGCTGGTCGCCGACTGGCCCGGCGTGGTCGAGGGGATGGAGCTTGTCGGGTCGACCCAGGTGCAGGGCCGCGCGACCCTGACCGGGAACCTGTGCAACGGATCGCCCGCCGCCGACAGCGTGCCGGGCCTTGTGGCCGCCGGCGCCACGGTGTCGGTCACCGGCCCCGAAGGCAGTCGCACCATCCCGGTCGAGGAGATCCCGACCGGCCCCGGCAAGACATCGCTGAAGCCGGGCGAAGTGGCGACCGCCATCAACCTGCCGCCGCGCGGCGAACATGGCGGCGACGCTTACCTGCGTTTCATCCCGCGCACGGAAATGGACATCGCCGTCGTGGGGTGCGCGGTGAACCTCAAGCTGGACGGTGACACGATCACCGAGGCGCGCGTGGTGCTGGGGGCGGTCGCGCCCACGGTGGTGCTGGTGCCCGAGGCGGCGGCGGCGATCGTCGGCACGACCCTGGACGATGCCGCATTGGCGGCGCTCGACGCGGCGGCGCGCGCCGCCTGCAACCCCATCAGTGACAAACGCGGTACGGTCGAATTTCGCATCGACGTCGCCGGCGTGCTTGCACGCCGGGCGGCCAGGATCGCCTACGACCGCGCGAAAGGAGCCAAGGCATGA
- the cutS_1 gene encoding Carbon monoxide dehydrogenase small chain has product MSKIHVTTKVNGDEVEYLADPRESLLDCLRDKLGLTGSKEGCGTGDCGACSVTLDGTLVCSCLVLGVEAEGKEIGTIEGVADGHILHPLQRKFVEHAALQCGFCTPGFLVAGKALLDKNPNPTEEEVRYWLAGNLCRCTGYDKIVRAVMDAAAELRGEAA; this is encoded by the coding sequence ATGAGCAAGATCCACGTAACCACGAAAGTGAATGGCGACGAGGTCGAATACCTTGCCGATCCGCGCGAAAGCCTGCTGGACTGCCTGCGTGACAAGCTGGGCCTGACCGGGTCCAAGGAAGGCTGCGGCACCGGCGATTGCGGCGCCTGTTCGGTGACGCTGGACGGCACGCTGGTCTGTTCCTGCCTGGTGCTGGGCGTCGAGGCCGAGGGCAAGGAGATCGGCACGATCGAAGGCGTGGCCGACGGCCACATCCTGCACCCGCTGCAGCGCAAGTTCGTCGAACATGCGGCGCTGCAATGCGGCTTTTGCACGCCCGGTTTCCTGGTGGCGGGCAAGGCGCTGCTGGACAAGAACCCGAACCCGACCGAGGAAGAGGTCCGTTATTGGCTGGCGGGCAACCTGTGCCGCTGCACGGGCTATGACAAGATCGTACGCGCCGTGATGGATGCGGCTGCGGAACTGCGCGGGGAGGCTGCGTGA
- the hcrA gene encoding 4-hydroxybenzoyl-CoA reductase subunit alpha: MAKDELNEFRLIGTRPDRPDGLDKVTGRARYGADITAPGMLWGAVVRSPHAHARIVKIDASRALALDGVKAVVTRADFPTGLTGEEWNLQENTMAGEKALYDGHAVAAVAATSALLAQEAARLVEVDYEVLPHVTDVDLAMAPDAPVIRDGAANATVPEGLHPNVVSYMEFGHGDVDAGFAEADLVMEKSYKTEATHQGYIEPHACLGQLGEDGKGEMWVCTQGQWYIRKMCSDVLGLDTAQLRVTPSEIGGGFGGKTTIFMEPLSLALSRKAGGRPVKIVMTRSEVLRATGPTASASMDVKIGMKKDGSITAAKAEFRMQGGAFPGAPVDMALYCAFAGYKLPAVQHIGYDVLANRPKSAAYRAPGSPMGAFAVESLVDEMCRELGLDPVDTRLKNAVRSGDTASYGPKFGSIGLIEVLEAVKSHPNLTAPLGENQGRGMAVGYWFNHSGETSVSMAISEDGTAQVSVGTPDIGGSRASIGLMVAERLGIPYEDVRVNVVETGALGVNEPTHGSRATFASGKAAVIAAEQAITEMCKRAAAEWGIDAEAVEWVDGAAQPAGPNAGKFPPLSIAEIAAKMGSTGGPISGHHESVPEGVGASFGAHVVDVEVDPETGRTTILRYLVVQDAGRAIHPAYVEGQYQGGAAQGIGWALNEQYIYDDKGRLQNTVFLDYRVPVASDLPMIDTVIVEVPNPGHPYGVRGVGETGITPPLPAIANAIHAATGARLRDLPMNPPRVLAAIKAKG; this comes from the coding sequence ATGGCGAAGGACGAACTGAACGAATTCCGTCTCATTGGCACCCGTCCCGACCGTCCCGACGGGCTGGACAAGGTCACCGGGCGCGCGCGCTACGGCGCCGATATCACCGCGCCGGGGATGCTGTGGGGCGCGGTCGTGCGCAGCCCGCATGCCCATGCGAGGATCGTCAAGATCGACGCCTCCAGGGCGCTGGCGCTGGACGGCGTGAAGGCCGTGGTGACGCGGGCCGATTTCCCCACCGGGCTGACCGGCGAGGAATGGAACCTGCAGGAAAACACCATGGCGGGGGAAAAGGCGCTGTATGACGGCCATGCCGTCGCCGCCGTCGCCGCGACCTCGGCGCTGCTGGCGCAGGAGGCCGCGCGCCTGGTCGAGGTCGACTACGAGGTGCTGCCCCATGTCACCGACGTGGACCTGGCCATGGCGCCCGATGCCCCGGTGATCCGCGACGGCGCGGCCAACGCCACGGTGCCCGAAGGGCTGCACCCGAACGTGGTCAGCTACATGGAATTCGGCCATGGCGATGTCGATGCCGGCTTTGCCGAGGCCGACCTGGTGATGGAGAAATCCTACAAGACCGAAGCGACCCACCAGGGCTATATCGAACCCCATGCCTGCCTGGGCCAGCTGGGCGAGGACGGCAAGGGCGAGATGTGGGTCTGCACGCAGGGCCAGTGGTACATCCGCAAGATGTGTTCCGACGTGCTGGGCCTTGATACCGCGCAGCTGCGCGTGACGCCGTCGGAAATCGGCGGCGGCTTCGGCGGCAAGACCACGATCTTCATGGAACCCCTGTCGCTGGCGCTGTCGCGCAAGGCGGGCGGGCGCCCGGTCAAGATCGTCATGACCCGGTCCGAGGTGCTGCGCGCCACCGGCCCGACCGCATCCGCGTCGATGGACGTCAAGATCGGCATGAAGAAGGACGGGTCGATCACCGCCGCCAAGGCCGAATTCCGCATGCAGGGCGGCGCCTTCCCGGGCGCGCCTGTGGACATGGCGCTGTATTGCGCCTTCGCGGGCTACAAGCTGCCGGCGGTCCAGCACATCGGCTACGACGTGCTGGCCAACCGTCCGAAAAGCGCCGCCTACCGCGCGCCGGGTTCGCCCATGGGCGCCTTTGCGGTGGAAAGCCTGGTGGACGAGATGTGCCGCGAACTGGGCCTGGATCCGGTCGATACCCGCCTGAAGAACGCCGTGCGCAGCGGCGACACGGCCAGCTACGGGCCCAAGTTCGGCTCGATCGGGCTGATCGAGGTGCTGGAGGCGGTCAAGTCGCACCCCAACCTGACCGCCCCCCTGGGCGAGAACCAGGGCCGCGGCATGGCGGTGGGCTACTGGTTCAACCACAGCGGCGAAACCTCGGTATCCATGGCGATCTCCGAGGACGGCACCGCGCAGGTGTCGGTCGGCACGCCGGACATCGGCGGCAGCCGGGCGTCCATCGGGCTGATGGTGGCGGAACGGCTTGGCATCCCCTACGAGGACGTGCGCGTCAACGTGGTGGAAACCGGCGCGCTTGGCGTGAACGAACCGACCCACGGCAGCCGGGCGACATTCGCCTCCGGCAAGGCGGCGGTCATCGCGGCCGAACAGGCGATCACCGAGATGTGCAAGCGCGCGGCCGCCGAATGGGGCATCGACGCGGAGGCCGTCGAATGGGTGGATGGCGCGGCGCAGCCCGCGGGCCCGAACGCCGGCAAGTTCCCGCCCCTGAGCATCGCCGAGATAGCGGCCAAGATGGGATCCACCGGCGGCCCGATCTCGGGTCACCATGAATCGGTGCCCGAAGGCGTCGGCGCCAGCTTTGGCGCGCATGTGGTGGATGTCGAGGTCGATCCGGAAACGGGGCGCACCACGATCCTGCGCTACCTCGTGGTGCAGGATGCGGGCCGGGCGATCCACCCGGCCTACGTGGAAGGCCAGTACCAGGGCGGCGCGGCGCAGGGCATCGGCTGGGCGCTGAACGAACAGTACATCTATGATGACAAGGGCCGTCTGCAGAACACGGTGTTCCTGGACTACCGCGTGCCGGTGGCCTCGGACCTGCCGATGATCGACACCGTCATCGTCGAGGTGCCGAACCCGGGCCACCCCTACGGCGTGCGCGGTGTGGGCGAAACCGGGATCACCCCGCCGCTGCCCGCCATCGCCAACGCCATCCACGCGGCCACAGGCGCGCGCCTGCGCGACCTGCCGATGAACCCGCCCCGGGTTCTGGCCGCCATCAAGGCGAAGGGCTGA
- the ktrA gene encoding Ktr system potassium uptake protein A: MARKKPRTFVVVGLGTFGTTVASELARFGNHVLGIDTEERNVARVVHTLNDAVIADGRDEQALRELGVGNYDVALIAIGEDLEANILCTMNVKMLGVKTIWVKSLSRTHHRILSKLGADRIIEPEQEIGRHIAQKLHNPLVRDYVSLGNGFHVVDFQVPESLDGKPLEEVRLKEAFELRALGVMRGGTFISCESGAALLKSDDKLLLLGRRENLRQFGDSL; this comes from the coding sequence ATGGCCAGAAAGAAACCCAGAACTTTCGTCGTCGTGGGTCTTGGGACCTTCGGAACGACGGTGGCGTCGGAACTGGCGCGGTTCGGAAACCACGTGCTGGGCATCGACACCGAGGAACGCAATGTCGCCCGCGTGGTCCATACGCTGAACGACGCGGTCATCGCCGACGGGCGGGACGAACAGGCGCTGCGGGAACTGGGGGTGGGCAATTACGATGTCGCCCTGATCGCCATCGGCGAGGATCTGGAGGCGAACATCCTGTGCACGATGAACGTCAAGATGCTGGGCGTGAAGACCATCTGGGTCAAGTCGCTGAGCCGGACGCATCACCGGATCCTGTCCAAACTGGGCGCCGACCGGATCATCGAACCCGAACAGGAAATCGGCCGCCACATCGCGCAGAAGCTGCACAATCCGCTGGTGCGGGATTATGTCAGCCTGGGCAACGGGTTCCACGTGGTAGATTTCCAGGTGCCCGAAAGCCTGGACGGCAAGCCCCTGGAAGAGGTGCGCCTGAAGGAGGCCTTCGAGCTGCGCGCGCTTGGGGTGATGCGCGGCGGCACGTTCATTTCGTGCGAGTCCGGCGCGGCGCTGCTGAAATCCGATGACAAGCTGCTGCTTCTGGGGCGGCGCGAGAACCTGCGCCAGTTCGGCGACAGTCTCTGA
- the ktrB gene encoding Ktr system potassium uptake protein B, translating into MLFSRPRPGARIHVPPPAILAALYGALVLIGAGLLKLPVAAVAPVTWSDALFTATSAVTVTGLAVLDTGSQLTFFGQVVIMVLIQLGGLGLMTFAVLVLSMLGLRVSLSHRIFLREDLNQTSLSDLLKLVRGILKVVLICEGAGVVLLSLVFVPEFGLPRGLWFALFHTISAFNNAGFALFPDSLSAWVGNPVINIVIPALFIFGGLGFIVVRELSGKPSWRVYSLHTKLMIVGTLGLIVWSVLGFGALEWTNPGTLGGLSFGDKLWASWFQGVTTRTAGFNTIDIAAMHDSTAMMFMSLMVIGGGSTSTAGGIKVTSFIVLILATIAFFKRRTQLHIFGRSLGPEEVMKVLALAMTSILTVFVAIFVITISHDGDFLDLVFEVTSAFGTVGLSRGTTPELNGVGRAVIIVVMFIGRVGPLTLGFFLATRSTPRLGYPSSRVHLG; encoded by the coding sequence ATGCTGTTTTCACGGCCCAGGCCCGGCGCGCGGATCCACGTTCCGCCGCCCGCCATCCTCGCCGCGCTGTACGGGGCGCTGGTGCTGATCGGGGCGGGGCTTTTGAAACTGCCCGTCGCGGCGGTGGCGCCGGTCACCTGGTCCGACGCGCTGTTCACCGCGACTTCGGCGGTGACGGTGACGGGGCTGGCGGTTCTGGACACCGGCAGCCAGCTGACCTTTTTCGGGCAGGTGGTGATCATGGTGTTGATCCAGCTGGGCGGGCTGGGGTTGATGACCTTTGCCGTGCTGGTGCTGTCGATGCTGGGCCTGCGGGTCAGCCTGTCGCACCGGATCTTCCTGCGCGAGGATCTGAACCAGACCTCGCTGAGCGATCTTCTGAAGCTGGTGCGCGGCATCCTGAAGGTGGTGCTGATCTGCGAAGGGGCGGGGGTTGTCCTGCTGTCGCTGGTCTTCGTGCCGGAGTTCGGCCTGCCGCGCGGACTGTGGTTCGCGCTGTTTCACACCATATCGGCCTTCAACAACGCGGGCTTCGCGCTGTTTCCCGACAGCCTGTCGGCCTGGGTGGGCAACCCGGTGATCAACATCGTGATCCCGGCGCTGTTCATCTTCGGCGGGCTGGGCTTCATCGTCGTGCGCGAACTGTCCGGCAAACCGTCCTGGCGGGTCTATTCGCTGCACACCAAGCTGATGATCGTCGGCACGCTGGGCCTGATCGTGTGGTCGGTGCTGGGCTTTGGCGCGCTGGAATGGACCAATCCGGGCACGCTGGGCGGGCTTTCGTTCGGCGACAAGCTGTGGGCCAGCTGGTTCCAGGGCGTGACCACGCGGACCGCCGGGTTCAACACGATCGACATCGCCGCCATGCATGACAGCACGGCGATGATGTTCATGTCGCTGATGGTGATCGGCGGGGGCAGCACATCGACCGCCGGGGGCATCAAGGTCACCAGCTTCATCGTGCTGATCCTGGCCACCATCGCCTTTTTCAAGCGCCGCACCCAGCTGCACATCTTCGGCCGCAGCCTGGGACCCGAAGAGGTGATGAAGGTGCTGGCGCTGGCGATGACCAGCATCCTGACGGTCTTCGTGGCGATCTTCGTGATCACCATTTCCCACGACGGCGATTTCCTGGACCTGGTGTTCGAGGTCACGTCCGCCTTCGGCACCGTCGGCCTGTCGCGCGGCACCACCCCAGAGCTGAACGGCGTCGGCCGCGCGGTCATCATCGTGGTGATGTTCATCGGCCGGGTCGGGCCGCTGACGCTGGGCTTCTTCCTGGCCACCCGGTCGACACCCCGCCTGGGCTATCCGTCCAGCCGGGTCCACCTGGGGTGA
- the potD_4 gene encoding Spermidine/putrescine-binding periplasmic protein precursor — MKPCLQISMIALLASAAAAQAETLTISWWGYNGDKLNANIIEPFKEKCGCDVVFETGNNADRLGKLTARGGKGVDVIYLTDSYSQLGIENGIFQEIDRSRIPNIEKLYDMAQAPQGNYGPAYTVGRAGIVYDSEKVEPITSWGDLWREDLAGSVSLPGITTTAGPMVVVMAGKHAGVDAYEDADGAFAAIEELKPNTVKNYNTGSEMVNLISTGEASVAIAQDFTLASLQSAVPSMVWADLDDGDIATLNTVNIPKGAENVDLAYDFINFILSTEVQQIDAEQGVDAPVNTEVELTPEQASIWTYGPDAIAALNRMDYAKMNAAKTDWIDRWNEIFGM; from the coding sequence ATGAAACCATGCCTGCAGATCTCGATGATCGCCCTTCTGGCCTCGGCTGCGGCCGCCCAGGCCGAAACGCTTACCATCTCGTGGTGGGGCTACAACGGCGACAAGCTGAACGCGAACATCATCGAGCCCTTCAAGGAGAAGTGCGGCTGTGACGTGGTCTTCGAGACCGGCAACAACGCCGATCGCCTGGGCAAGCTGACCGCGCGGGGCGGCAAGGGTGTCGATGTCATCTACCTGACCGACAGCTACAGCCAGCTGGGCATCGAAAACGGGATCTTCCAGGAAATCGACCGGTCGCGCATCCCGAACATCGAAAAGCTGTACGACATGGCGCAGGCGCCGCAGGGCAATTACGGCCCCGCCTATACCGTGGGCCGCGCGGGCATCGTCTATGACAGCGAGAAGGTCGAACCGATCACGTCCTGGGGCGACCTGTGGCGCGAAGACCTGGCCGGGTCCGTGTCGCTGCCCGGGATCACCACCACGGCGGGTCCGATGGTTGTCGTGATGGCTGGCAAGCACGCCGGTGTCGACGCCTACGAAGACGCCGATGGCGCCTTTGCCGCCATCGAAGAGCTGAAGCCCAACACGGTGAAGAACTACAACACCGGCTCGGAAATGGTGAACCTGATCTCGACCGGCGAAGCCTCGGTCGCCATCGCGCAGGACTTCACGCTGGCCTCGCTGCAATCGGCGGTTCCCTCGATGGTCTGGGCAGACCTGGACGACGGCGACATCGCCACGCTGAACACGGTGAACATCCCCAAGGGCGCGGAAAACGTCGACCTGGCGTATGATTTCATCAACTTCATCCTGTCGACCGAAGTGCAGCAGATCGATGCCGAACAGGGCGTCGACGCCCCGGTCAACACCGAGGTCGAGCTGACGCCCGAACAGGCGTCGATCTGGACCTATGGGCCGGATGCCATTGCCGCGCTGAACCGCATGGATTATGCCAAGATGAACGCGGCCAAGACCGACTGGATCGATCGCTGGAACGAGATCTTCGGCATGTAA
- the potH_3 gene encoding Putrescine transport system permease protein PotH, with translation MPTRLRAWLLVTPATLLVVLFLALPVLSTLATTFGDPKGPLSTYAAFFNSRFRMTVLWRTMEVALITTIVSVVVGFATAWVVARAPARARSLLIIAAVFPLLTGVVVRSFAWLVILGKNGILNNFLIGIGVISEPLSMLYTQGSVIVAMIYLFVPLMILTLVGVLEGIPQDLTDAAASLGATPAATFRQVILPMAVPGLIVGSVLVFTGSFTSYATPQLLGGERQMMMGTFLYQRAMVTFDWVGASTIAAVMVVVTLTTVAVMSGLARKLNPVAG, from the coding sequence ATGCCCACGCGCCTGCGCGCCTGGCTGCTGGTAACGCCGGCCACGCTTCTGGTCGTGCTGTTCCTGGCTCTGCCGGTGCTGTCCACCCTGGCCACCACGTTCGGAGATCCGAAAGGCCCGCTAAGCACTTACGCGGCGTTCTTCAACTCCCGCTTCAGGATGACCGTGCTTTGGCGGACGATGGAGGTCGCGCTGATCACCACCATCGTTTCGGTCGTCGTGGGCTTTGCCACCGCCTGGGTGGTGGCCCGCGCGCCGGCTCGCGCGCGCAGCCTGCTGATCATCGCCGCGGTCTTCCCGCTGCTGACCGGCGTCGTGGTGCGGTCCTTTGCCTGGCTGGTGATCCTGGGCAAGAATGGCATCCTGAATAACTTCCTGATCGGGATCGGCGTGATCAGCGAACCGCTGTCGATGCTCTATACTCAGGGGTCCGTCATCGTCGCGATGATCTACCTGTTCGTGCCGCTGATGATCCTGACGCTGGTCGGCGTGCTGGAAGGCATCCCGCAGGACCTGACCGACGCCGCCGCCTCGCTGGGGGCAACCCCCGCCGCGACCTTCCGGCAGGTGATCCTGCCGATGGCCGTGCCCGGTCTGATCGTCGGATCGGTGCTGGTCTTCACCGGCTCCTTCACCTCGTACGCGACGCCGCAATTGCTGGGCGGGGAACGCCAGATGATGATGGGGACCTTCCTGTACCAGCGCGCCATGGTGACGTTCGACTGGGTCGGCGCATCGACCATTGCCGCCGTCATGGTGGTTGTCACGCTGACCACGGTGGCCGTGATGTCGGGCCTTGCGCGCAAGCTGAACCCGGTGGCCGGCTGA
- the ydcV_7 gene encoding Inner membrane ABC transporter permease protein YdcV, which produces MQTRTHPLLVAFSVLVFFFLLSPLVIIVGSALSDTSYLTFPPQGLTLHWFQNIFEISAFRRTMITSFTLAVGGTALSMLIGIPAAYALARYRVEVPRFLGNVFVLPILIPEIVLGFSLMKSLATGLGLPIMTSLLIGHALLVLPYCVRVVGASLNNFDFSIEEAAVSLGCTRTKAFFVAVLPNIQAGIIAGFILAFITSLNDVSVSIFLTGPGVSTLPIQLLAHMEQFFDPTIASVSVLLMGVTVAVMAIVERTLGLTFLTK; this is translated from the coding sequence ATGCAGACACGTACCCATCCGCTTCTCGTCGCCTTTTCGGTGCTGGTCTTCTTCTTCCTGCTCAGCCCGCTGGTGATCATCGTCGGGTCGGCCCTGTCGGACACGTCCTACCTGACGTTTCCGCCGCAGGGGCTGACGCTGCACTGGTTCCAGAACATCTTCGAGATCTCGGCGTTCCGCCGCACCATGATCACCTCGTTCACGCTGGCGGTGGGCGGCACGGCGCTGTCGATGCTGATCGGCATTCCGGCGGCCTATGCGCTGGCGCGCTACCGGGTCGAGGTGCCGCGGTTCCTGGGCAATGTCTTTGTCCTGCCGATCCTGATCCCGGAAATCGTCCTGGGCTTTTCGCTGATGAAGTCCCTGGCCACCGGCCTTGGCCTGCCGATCATGACATCGCTTCTGATCGGCCATGCGCTGCTGGTGCTGCCCTACTGCGTGCGCGTCGTCGGCGCGTCGCTGAACAACTTCGACTTTTCCATCGAAGAGGCCGCCGTGTCGCTGGGATGCACCCGGACCAAGGCCTTCTTTGTCGCCGTCCTGCCCAATATCCAGGCCGGCATCATCGCGGGGTTCATCCTTGCGTTCATCACCTCTCTCAATGACGTCTCGGTGTCGATCTTCCTGACCGGCCCGGGCGTCTCCACCCTCCCGATCCAGCTTCTCGCCCATATGGAGCAGTTCTTCGATCCGACCATCGCGTCGGTTTCGGTGCTGCTGATGGGTGTCACGGTGGCCGTCATGGCCATCGTCGAACGCACGCTCGGCCTGACGTTCCTGACCAAATGA
- the ugpC_3 gene encoding sn-glycerol-3-phosphate import ATP-binding protein UgpC → MTVSLTLDSVSAHYGTTQVLEDLSLHVAEGELVSLLGSSGCGKTTTLRLVAGFLSPTSGTIRLGDRDLTRLPAHARNIGLVFQTYALFPHLTVRDNVAFGLKQRGVGRRDRNTRADEMIARVGLQALADRHPANLSGGQRQRVALARALVIEPPLLMFDEPLSNLDAKLRVDMRVEIRRLQQANGTTAVYVTHDQEEAFSISDRVAIMNAGRIMQLDTPEVLYSKPANAFVADFVGFENMLKMRVVAEAGDAVRAQIDGGATIDLPKDAFNVPSREFLLAARPEGLQVMPEGGGQGIPARLGLRTYLGRAYQYQCETPGGTVTANGPLSVPYESGMTAVLVPQPDQCCLLPVEA, encoded by the coding sequence ATGACCGTATCGCTGACCCTTGATTCCGTTTCCGCCCACTACGGCACCACCCAGGTGCTGGAGGATCTGTCCCTGCACGTGGCCGAAGGCGAGCTGGTTTCGCTTCTGGGCTCGTCCGGCTGTGGCAAGACGACGACGCTGCGGCTTGTGGCGGGGTTCCTGTCGCCGACGTCAGGCACGATCCGGCTGGGCGACCGTGACCTGACGCGGCTGCCGGCACATGCGCGCAATATCGGGCTGGTGTTCCAGACCTACGCGTTGTTCCCGCACCTGACGGTGCGGGACAACGTGGCCTTCGGGCTGAAGCAGCGCGGCGTCGGTCGGCGCGACCGCAATACCCGCGCCGACGAGATGATCGCGCGCGTCGGGCTGCAGGCGCTGGCCGACCGCCATCCCGCGAACCTGTCGGGCGGGCAACGCCAGCGGGTGGCGCTGGCGCGGGCGCTGGTCATCGAACCGCCCCTGCTGATGTTCGACGAACCGCTGTCGAACCTGGACGCCAAGCTGCGGGTGGACATGCGGGTGGAAATCCGCCGCCTGCAGCAGGCCAATGGCACAACGGCGGTCTACGTGACCCATGACCAGGAAGAGGCGTTTTCGATCTCGGACCGGGTGGCGATCATGAATGCGGGCCGGATCATGCAGCTGGATACCCCCGAGGTCCTGTATTCGAAACCCGCCAACGCCTTTGTCGCCGATTTCGTGGGCTTCGAGAACATGCTGAAGATGCGTGTCGTGGCCGAGGCGGGCGATGCGGTGCGGGCGCAGATCGACGGCGGCGCGACCATCGATCTGCCCAAGGACGCCTTTAATGTGCCCAGCCGGGAATTCCTGCTGGCGGCGCGTCCCGAGGGCCTGCAGGTGATGCCCGAAGGCGGCGGCCAGGGCATTCCCGCGCGGTTGGGCCTGCGCACCTACCTGGGCCGCGCCTACCAGTATCAATGCGAAACGCCCGGCGGCACCGTCACGGCGAACGGGCCCTTGTCGGTGCCCTATGAAAGCGGGATGACCGCGGTGCTGGTGCCCCAGCCGGACCAATGCTGCCTGCTGCCGGTCGAGGCATGA